In one Bactrocera tryoni isolate S06 chromosome 5, CSIRO_BtryS06_freeze2, whole genome shotgun sequence genomic region, the following are encoded:
- the LOC120777436 gene encoding succinate-semialdehyde dehydrogenase [NADP(+)] GabD — translation MLFCNNLRQKLVLRGTRTFSSLVQSKAFINGNWINASSNKTFDVINPANGSVVGSVPNMDVNDAALAVQAAKKAFEQSEWSKFTAKERSSLLKKWFSLIDKNVNEISSIMSAESGKPINEARGEVAYGNAFIEWFAEEARRIYGDIIPSPAKDREIIVMKQPLGVAALITPWNFPLAMITRKAGAALAAGCTIVIKPAEDTPLTALALVKLAEEAGFPDGVINIVTTNNAAPIGELFCKSPDVKGISFTGSTEVGKWLFRNSSDGIKRISLELGGNAPFIVFNTANLEKAVDAAIASKFRNCGQTCVSANRFFLQHEIHDKFIDLLKQRVESLKVGDGSKPDVQIGPLINNMQFNKVSGYVEDARSKGAEILFGGNQLEKLGKLFYSPTIISNVPSNAKLYTEEVFGPVVSIVKFKTEEEVILAANNSRRGLAGYFFSENIQQVFRVARLLEVGMVGVNEGLISAAEAPFGGVKESGIGREGSHHGIDEYVEIKYICMGNLKY, via the exons ATGttgttttgtaataatttgCGACAGAAACTTGTTTTACGGGGTACCAGGACATTTTCATCTTTGGTGCAGTCAAAAGCTTTTATAAATGGGAATTGGATTAATGCAAGCAGTAATAAAACCTTTGATGTCATCAATCCTGCTAATGGAAGTGTGGTCGGATCAGTACCTAATATGGATGTTAATGATGCTGCTCTCGCAGTACAAGCGGCTAAGAAAGCTTTTGAACAATCTGAGTGGTCTAAATTTACAGCCAAAGAACGTTCGAGTTTGTTAAAG AAATGGTTTTCTTTGAttgataaaaatgtaaatgaaatatcttctattatgagtGCGGAATCTGGAAAACCAATTAATGAAGCTCGTGGAGAAGTTGCCTATGGCAATGCATTTATCGAATGGTTTGCAGAAGAAGCGCGCCGAATATATGGGGACATAATACCAAGTCCGGCTAAGGATCGTGAAATAATTGTAATGAAACAGCCTTTGGGAGTCGCAGCTCTTATTACTCCCTGGAATTTTCCTTTGGCTATGATAACTCGAAAAGCTGGTGCGGCATTAGCAGCAG gcTGTACTATTGTGATCAAACCGGCTGAGGACACGCCACTTACAGCTCTAGCCCTTGTTAAACTGGCGGAGGAGGCTGGTTTTCCTGATGGAGTGATTAACATTGTAACGACGAATAATGCTGCGCCCATTGGTGAATTGTTTTGTAAGAGTCCCGACGTTAAGGGTATATCTTTCACTGGATCTACAGAAGTTGGGAAATGGTTATTCCGAAACTCCTCAGATGGAATTAAACGTATATCATTGGAATTAGGTGGAAATGCTCCATTTATTGTGTTCAACACTGCCAACTTAGAAAAGGCTGTGGATGCTGCCATTGcttcgaaatttcgaaactgTGGACAAACTTGCGTATCAGCTAATCGCTTCTTTTTGCAACATGAAATACAcgataaatttattgatttactAAAACAACGGGTTGAATCACTAAAAGTTGGCGATGGCTCAAAGCCAGATGTTCAAATCGGACCGCTTATAAATAACATGCAATTTAATAAG GTTAGCGGTTACGTTGAAGACGCTCGTTCAAAAGGTGCTGAAATATTATTTGGTGGTAATCAATTAGAAAAGTTGGGAAAGCTTTTTTACTCGCCGACAATAATATCAAATGTACCATCTAATGCTAAATTGTATACGGAGGAAGTTTTTGGTCCCGTTGTCTCAATAGTCAAATTTAAAACCGAAGAAGAGGTTATACTTGCGGCAAACAATTCCAGGCGGGGTCTTGCTGGATACTTTTTCAGTGAAAATATTCAGCAAGTATTTCGAGTTGCTAGACTTTTGGAAGTTGGTATGGTTGGCGTTAATGAGGGATTAATTTCTGCCGCTGAAGCACCGTTTGGTGGTGTTAAAGAATCGGGTATTGGCCGCGAAGGTAGTCATCATGGTATTGACGAATACGtcgaaattaaatatatttgcatggGAAACTTGAAGTATTAA